The proteins below come from a single Geobacillus thermoleovorans genomic window:
- a CDS encoding replication-relaxation family protein: MRKRDKEIIEALERFKCLSRDQIASMFFNHTKKPHTNANFVLKRLRRDGYITARTDKAFQQYVYFPNPPTVKKNSQKVDHYLLIAQVYIDMMKYDVVKQYEIEPSIDDFIPDAFARWKGSRWFIEAQNSLYTTKQTEQKLKKYLEWYQSGEWKVSRFVNQNKPIFPHVLIIGKVNKKVDVKEYPFRIAQVESIDEFMKQIQQEEMKRVPNIKLQSNNGVLQYNFFNN, encoded by the coding sequence ATGAGGAAGCGTGACAAAGAGATTATTGAAGCGTTAGAGCGTTTTAAGTGTTTGAGTCGTGACCAAATCGCTTCAATGTTTTTCAATCACACAAAAAAGCCACACACAAACGCAAATTTTGTCCTCAAAAGACTTCGCCGAGATGGATATATTACAGCAAGAACAGACAAAGCATTTCAGCAATACGTTTATTTTCCCAATCCACCAACAGTCAAGAAAAATTCGCAGAAAGTAGATCATTATTTATTGATTGCTCAAGTATACATTGACATGATGAAATACGATGTAGTTAAGCAATACGAAATTGAGCCAAGTATAGATGATTTTATTCCAGATGCTTTTGCACGTTGGAAAGGTAGCCGATGGTTTATTGAAGCACAAAATTCGCTTTATACTACAAAACAGACAGAACAGAAGCTAAAGAAATATCTTGAATGGTATCAGTCGGGAGAATGGAAGGTAAGTCGATTTGTTAATCAAAACAAGCCGATTTTTCCGCATGTATTGATTATTGGGAAGGTAAATAAGAAAGTCGATGTTAAGGAATATCCGTTTAGGATTGCTCAAGTGGAAAGTATAGATGAGTTTATGAAGCAGATTCAGCAAGAAGAAATGAAAAGGGTACCGAATATTAAACTCCAGTCGAATAACGGGGTTTTACAATACAATTTCTTTAATAATTAA
- a CDS encoding phage major capsid protein, with protein MSVQSFIPQIWEARLLANFHKTSVAEVIATKPTEIKGNKVIFNRVGAVTVKDYTGTITWDEVNTTPVELNLDQKKYFAFTVDDVDKAQAAGDLIDSHTSEASATLQETIDKYVLSLYTAVQAGNTIGDDTSPVALDKANVYDYIVDLGTKLSKNKVPLANRFVVVNAEILGLLSKDPRFTANPTVLENGVVEGQKINGMQVVVSEEIANVSGKYKILALHQSAIGYGKQIDSIEAMRLQDSFADGIRGLATYGATVLRPEALAVLTATIA; from the coding sequence ATGTCAGTACAATCTTTTATTCCACAAATTTGGGAAGCTCGTTTATTAGCTAACTTCCACAAAACTTCCGTTGCAGAGGTAATTGCAACAAAACCGACTGAAATCAAAGGAAACAAAGTTATCTTCAACCGTGTTGGTGCAGTAACCGTAAAAGATTACACTGGAACAATTACTTGGGATGAAGTCAACACTACACCAGTCGAATTAAATCTTGATCAAAAGAAGTATTTTGCTTTCACAGTTGATGATGTAGACAAAGCACAAGCAGCAGGCGATCTAATTGACTCCCATACATCAGAAGCATCTGCAACGCTTCAAGAAACGATTGATAAGTATGTTCTTTCTCTATATACTGCTGTTCAAGCAGGAAACACTATTGGTGATGACACATCTCCAGTTGCATTAGATAAAGCCAATGTATATGACTATATCGTGGATCTAGGTACTAAACTTTCGAAGAATAAAGTACCTTTGGCAAATCGTTTTGTTGTTGTCAATGCGGAAATTTTGGGGTTACTCTCAAAAGATCCTCGCTTCACTGCAAATCCGACAGTTCTTGAAAATGGTGTTGTGGAAGGACAAAAAATTAATGGTATGCAAGTTGTCGTATCTGAAGAAATTGCAAATGTAAGCGGAAAATACAAAATCCTTGCACTTCATCAAAGCGCAATCGGATATGGAAAACAAATTGATTCTATTGAGGCAATGCGTTTACAAGATAGCTTTGCGGATGGAATTCGCGGGCTTGCGACCTATGGTGCTACTGTACTTCGCCCTGAAGCATTAGCGGTGCTTACAGCAACTATTGCTTAA
- a CDS encoding helix-turn-helix domain-containing protein: MATLHKKGMTKTELQRLIGASSATFAKISKDEYVSMKILDDICTVLDCEISDVITHVKEKDHSK; this comes from the coding sequence ATGGCTACGTTGCATAAAAAAGGAATGACAAAAACTGAATTACAAAGACTTATCGGAGCTTCGTCTGCTACATTTGCAAAGATCTCGAAAGATGAATATGTATCAATGAAGATTTTAGATGATATTTGCACAGTCCTTGATTGTGAAATATCAGATGTGATAACTCATGTAAAGGAAAAAGACCACTCAAAATAA
- a CDS encoding IS701 family transposase has translation MNRLAHHQGIHKFFFTLGLTLQLSKPVIKHLIHIVDALTTKGFSGTLTDIHYWSFHPNHRTTLSHFFTKSPWNEERLLGKLQEWILSQVERLAKRKNQPLFVSIDDTICQKTKPSSRAAHAIQGCDWHYSHKDHQSVWGHSLVWLMVHTFTQAFPFAFRLYDKKAGKSKIDLAIEMLSSLKVKRAQPVYVLMDSWYPSKKLIEACLKQGFHVIAMLKTNRILYPKGIAIQAKQFARYIESKDTRLVTVGQERYRVYRYEGAIHGLDDAVVLLAWKADQPLTPEHLHCILSTDRELGDEDILRYYAQRWTIECFFRQAKDQLKLDGYRVRHIRAVKRYWAVVLLACVYSIAESRQNLSTGLELLRSRKDHSVVEFIYDAAKQDIPIDVIKKQLRIA, from the coding sequence ATGAATAGATTAGCACATCACCAAGGAATCCACAAGTTTTTCTTCACGCTGGGGTTGACGCTGCAGCTTTCCAAACCGGTCATCAAGCATCTCATTCATATTGTCGATGCCTTGACCACCAAGGGATTCTCGGGAACATTGACTGATATTCATTACTGGAGCTTTCATCCGAATCATCGAACGACGCTCAGTCACTTTTTCACGAAAAGCCCTTGGAACGAGGAAAGGCTGCTTGGGAAGCTTCAAGAGTGGATCCTTTCCCAGGTCGAACGACTGGCCAAACGGAAGAATCAACCCCTTTTTGTTTCGATTGATGATACGATTTGCCAAAAAACGAAGCCTTCGTCACGGGCTGCGCACGCCATTCAAGGGTGCGACTGGCACTACTCGCATAAAGATCATCAATCGGTCTGGGGGCATTCGCTCGTTTGGCTGATGGTGCACACCTTCACGCAGGCGTTCCCATTTGCGTTCCGCCTGTATGACAAGAAAGCGGGAAAAAGCAAGATCGACCTGGCGATCGAGATGCTTTCCTCGCTCAAGGTGAAGCGGGCTCAGCCGGTGTATGTGCTCATGGATTCGTGGTATCCGTCCAAAAAGCTCATTGAAGCCTGCTTGAAACAGGGATTCCATGTCATCGCGATGCTCAAGACGAACCGGATTCTCTACCCGAAAGGCATCGCCATCCAAGCCAAGCAGTTCGCCCGCTATATCGAGTCCAAAGACACCCGCCTCGTCACGGTGGGGCAGGAGCGTTATCGCGTGTATCGCTATGAGGGGGCCATCCATGGCCTCGATGACGCGGTGGTGCTGCTGGCTTGGAAGGCGGATCAGCCGCTGACGCCGGAACATCTTCATTGCATCTTGAGCACCGACCGGGAACTCGGGGACGAAGACATCTTGCGTTACTACGCCCAGCGCTGGACGATCGAGTGCTTTTTCCGGCAGGCGAAAGATCAACTGAAGCTGGATGGATACCGCGTTCGCCACATTCGGGCGGTGAAACGGTATTGGGCGGTGGTGCTGTTGGCCTGCGTGTACAGCATCGCCGAATCCCGACAAAACCTCTCCACCGGGCTGGAGCTTCTTCGGTCGCGGAAAGACCACAGCGTCGTCGAGTTCATTTATGACGCTGCGAAGCAAGATATTCCCATTGATGTGATCAAAAAACAGCTCCGTATCGCGTAA
- a CDS encoding FtsK/SpoIIIE domain-containing protein, giving the protein MLKEWFKKQQMKSALQKCFRSAEIFQVYKSGDKTIYIYPKINSVQFKENKTVFTFTLRNGMNPSEITKKEYVFQQIFGKQIEIDGDIKKFTLTIYHHAFDDKVPYDYNAFYSVIKGMKLPIICGKNRNDQWRTFDLIKHPHILIAGETGSGKSTQLRSILTTLIQFKKPHELELYLADCKKSEFHIFRQVEHVKCVLSSPADIKKMLLHIKQELDERSNLTDKFGVAHIDDLPDSHKKPYIIVCIDEFVMIRNDKKIMDILIEIVAIGRTLGVFVILSMQRPTADVLDTTIRANLTVRMGFKVADATNARVINTIGADKLEQAGRFILRITKQEEIQAPFLKIEKAKKILEPYTVTKEVIEDIKPAQEQWFGVDEDEEA; this is encoded by the coding sequence ATGCTAAAGGAATGGTTTAAAAAACAACAAATGAAATCGGCACTTCAGAAATGTTTTAGAAGTGCTGAAATTTTTCAAGTTTACAAGAGTGGAGATAAGACGATTTACATTTATCCGAAAATCAATTCGGTTCAGTTTAAGGAAAATAAAACAGTATTTACTTTCACATTGCGAAACGGCATGAATCCAAGTGAAATTACAAAAAAGGAATATGTCTTTCAACAAATATTCGGCAAACAGATTGAAATTGACGGTGATATTAAGAAATTTACCTTGACGATTTATCACCATGCGTTTGATGATAAAGTTCCATATGATTACAATGCTTTTTATTCAGTGATTAAAGGAATGAAATTACCGATTATCTGCGGCAAAAACAGAAATGACCAATGGAGAACATTTGATTTAATCAAGCACCCTCACATACTCATTGCAGGAGAAACCGGCTCTGGAAAATCAACTCAATTACGTTCCATTCTCACAACGCTTATTCAATTCAAAAAGCCCCATGAGCTTGAACTGTATCTTGCTGATTGCAAAAAGAGCGAATTTCACATCTTTAGACAAGTAGAGCATGTGAAGTGTGTTTTGAGCAGTCCAGCTGATATTAAAAAGATGTTGCTACACATTAAACAAGAATTAGACGAGCGAAGCAATCTCACTGACAAATTCGGGGTAGCGCATATTGATGACTTGCCAGACAGTCATAAGAAACCGTACATCATCGTTTGCATTGATGAGTTTGTGATGATTCGCAATGATAAAAAAATCATGGACATTCTCATTGAGATTGTAGCAATCGGACGCACTCTTGGCGTATTTGTTATTCTCTCGATGCAACGTCCTACGGCTGATGTTCTTGATACAACTATCCGTGCCAATCTTACAGTACGAATGGGCTTCAAAGTCGCTGACGCAACAAACGCAAGAGTGATAAATACAATCGGGGCTGATAAGTTAGAGCAAGCAGGACGATTCATTTTGCGAATTACAAAGCAAGAAGAAATTCAAGCACCGTTCCTGAAAATTGAAAAAGCGAAAAAGATACTTGAGCCGTACACAGTCACAAAAGAAGTGATTGAAGATATAAAACCTGCACAAGAACAATGGTTTGGGGTTGATGAAGATGAGGAAGCGTGA
- a CDS encoding helix-turn-helix transcriptional regulator gives MKNKISYLLKEKGMKQNHVAKKMGVSEQTFSNWCRNITQPDLLQAYVLAKIIGARMDELIEDNEEGERK, from the coding sequence ATGAAGAATAAAATTTCGTACTTGTTGAAGGAGAAGGGAATGAAACAGAATCATGTAGCGAAGAAAATGGGAGTATCTGAACAAACGTTTTCTAATTGGTGTAGGAACATTACACAGCCAGATTTGTTGCAAGCGTATGTTTTAGCAAAAATTATTGGAGCAAGGATGGATGAGTTAATTGAGGATAATGAGGAAGGAGAAAGGAAGTAA
- a CDS encoding ParM/StbA family protein: MIVGIDAGNNEVKLAGSLGVKKFCSAIGEYQERNLVSNHGDGMVFEYEGRKGFAGQLALIESDFGSSIMGDTKAHEDAKMRVLLALHSYGDSDIFEIVVGQTISKHTPEEKERIKQMLVGTHTITVNDKTRTFTIAKCQVAAEGATAFFSSPVPLNGKIRIIDVGSGTVNCATLLDMRYVNRDSETLPFGYNTIRNKDLNELARGIFSHMSKRWKRDDEVYLVGGIAEMLLEPMKTYFPNVKVLHPSLDGKQYPPIYANAIGFYNLGRVLYDGNN; this comes from the coding sequence ATGATTGTCGGCATTGACGCAGGCAATAACGAGGTGAAGTTAGCAGGTTCGCTTGGCGTGAAAAAGTTTTGTTCAGCAATCGGTGAATATCAAGAAAGAAACCTTGTATCAAATCACGGCGATGGAATGGTTTTTGAATATGAAGGACGCAAAGGATTCGCTGGACAATTAGCTTTAATCGAGTCTGATTTTGGTTCTTCCATCATGGGTGATACAAAAGCACATGAAGACGCAAAAATGAGGGTCTTACTTGCCCTGCATAGCTATGGTGATTCAGACATTTTTGAAATCGTTGTGGGGCAAACAATCTCAAAACATACGCCAGAGGAAAAAGAACGAATCAAACAAATGCTTGTCGGCACTCACACAATCACAGTAAATGACAAAACAAGAACATTCACGATTGCAAAATGTCAAGTGGCGGCAGAAGGGGCAACAGCATTCTTTAGCTCACCTGTACCCTTAAATGGCAAAATCCGAATCATCGATGTTGGTAGCGGAACAGTGAACTGTGCCACTCTTCTTGATATGCGATACGTCAACAGAGATTCCGAAACGTTGCCCTTCGGCTACAATACAATCCGAAACAAAGATTTAAACGAATTGGCAAGAGGTATCTTTTCGCATATGTCAAAGCGATGGAAAAGAGATGATGAAGTTTATCTTGTGGGTGGTATCGCAGAAATGCTGTTAGAGCCGATGAAAACGTACTTTCCGAATGTAAAAGTATTGCATCCATCTTTAGACGGCAAACAGTATCCACCTATCTATGCTAATGCAATCGGCTTCTACAATCTGGGAAGGGTGCTGTACGATGGAAATAATTAG
- a CDS encoding HK97-gp10 family putative phage morphogenesis protein, translating to MSRFQEEIQKMKERREKTIKQIAVFVEAEAKLRAPVDTGHLRRSITHETQSDENVSKAYIGTNVEYAPYVEFGVASKNIKPQPYLRPAIEENKDKIKDIIEKGMNVQ from the coding sequence ATGAGCCGTTTTCAAGAAGAAATTCAGAAAATGAAGGAAAGACGTGAGAAAACAATTAAACAAATCGCTGTTTTCGTGGAAGCTGAAGCGAAATTGCGTGCGCCAGTCGATACTGGGCATTTGAGACGTTCCATTACTCATGAAACGCAATCAGATGAAAATGTATCCAAAGCATACATCGGAACAAATGTTGAATACGCTCCGTATGTCGAATTTGGCGTGGCAAGTAAGAATATCAAACCACAGCCATATCTTCGCCCAGCAATCGAGGAAAATAAAGATAAAATCAAAGACATTATCGAGAAGGGAATGAATGTTCAATGA
- a CDS encoding minor capsid protein: MNEKEFLKMVDELFNLSEKEHREVLKLYRKHRDNIKQLIAELFMRYGNDGKVNVSDIPRIERQMQEEVRNIAVSEVAIVTTILATVFAHAYYRTAYEIEKNIEIAISFSLLRKEVIDEIINFNWSGIPFSERIWDNTNTLVKALRTELYIGIQQGESIDKIARRIDKQFNSKAYQSQRLIRTETARVISSAQEKIYKDSGVVQKVQWVATLEGNTCEQCARLDGKQFNLDDDTKPSPPKHPNCRCCLIPIIEGYEPTKRKDNETKQVIEYQSYDEWAKSKGIQSP; the protein is encoded by the coding sequence ATGAATGAAAAAGAATTTCTCAAGATGGTCGATGAATTATTCAACCTATCTGAAAAGGAACATCGTGAAGTATTAAAACTGTATCGAAAACATCGTGACAATATTAAGCAACTCATTGCTGAATTGTTCATGCGATACGGAAATGACGGAAAAGTGAACGTTTCCGACATTCCGAGAATTGAACGACAAATGCAAGAAGAAGTAAGAAACATTGCTGTTTCTGAAGTAGCTATTGTCACAACTATCCTTGCGACTGTATTTGCTCATGCGTATTATCGGACAGCCTATGAGATTGAAAAAAATATTGAAATAGCCATTTCTTTTTCGTTGCTGCGAAAAGAAGTGATTGACGAGATCATTAATTTTAACTGGAGTGGTATTCCATTCAGTGAAAGAATATGGGACAACACGAACACACTTGTAAAAGCATTGAGGACTGAATTGTATATAGGAATCCAGCAAGGAGAAAGCATCGATAAAATTGCAAGGCGTATTGACAAACAATTTAATTCTAAAGCATATCAATCCCAACGACTGATTCGAACAGAGACAGCTCGGGTGATTTCTTCAGCACAAGAAAAGATTTATAAAGATAGCGGTGTCGTTCAGAAAGTGCAATGGGTTGCAACTCTCGAAGGAAATACGTGTGAGCAATGCGCCCGACTCGATGGAAAACAATTTAATCTTGATGATGATACAAAACCTTCTCCCCCAAAACATCCGAATTGTCGCTGTTGCTTAATACCTATTATTGAGGGATATGAGCCAACAAAACGTAAAGACAACGAAACGAAGCAAGTCATCGAATATCAAAGTTATGATGAATGGGCTAAAAGTAAGGGAATTCAGTCACCGTAA
- a CDS encoding tape measure protein yields MATVDLGTYKAEILLDDSKFTSKMSAAERDIRNFESGAGRWGSRLGALATGAIAGLGASIAAVGTMAVKTGVDFNAMKEQSEIAWTTLLGSADEAKKTINDLVQLGAKTPFEFEGLDKSAKLLNMAGFEGEKLKETLIAVGDAVSAVGGGQEELEGVSMALFQMSAKGKASAEEMNQLAERGIPAWQILSETMHKPIPELMKMSEQGKLMAKDVIPALVEGMGERFGGAMQKQSQTFNGLMSTLKDNLKSFTAMITSDLFEKIKSFLPPIIDFVNRISDAFKNAGWKGVIQEILPPQVTSSITQNIGILKQIISDFITFGKNIWKQYGDEISATAKVAWEAASQTIKGLLEILRGVIKTVLSLISGDWKGAWEGIKSIAKGVWDTIGGFIKNATNGIQNIIKASLEIVKNIFSTVWNGIKTLVSTIWNSIKSTISTTLNGISSNIQSIWNNIKNAISNTLNSIKTTVSNIWNGIKSSISSTIHSISSIVSSVFNSVKSNVSSIFNSIKSTALSVWNGIKSSISTAVNTAKSAVSSAFSSMKSAVSSIMSGIKSIITSMWNSAVSFLKGINLFSIGKDIIQGLINGISSMVGSIKKRVEEIARNIPAWAKKILGIRSPSRVMMEVGQWTTIGFAKGIESKKKDVEKSSKKTAEAAKKAFEEQFKSAQYNFKIGKIDESQYISKLRTILKEYAKTSDQIRKVNLEIKKIQDEQAKKTAEIVKKTFEQGKQAIEYQKQIRNVSLEQELQWWNNLAKLFKKGTKERMEAEKEYARVKDEITKRNFENEKRWFEEKKYYNQLSLMQELESLNTVAKRYKQGTEERIYWEKEIYRVKKEISDRIAQINDEYVSKIEEANKRLADSEKQLTEEYQRAVDERAKSLYSFAGLFDEIKIDSNVTGEQLLKNLEDQVKAFEEWQRNIQILVSRGLDKGLIEELQDLGPKAYAEIQALTTLSDSQLQEYAKLWKEKHELAKDEATKESEGLKTETQNKIQELRKETAKELEQYKAEWIKKIQEIKTGTQTGLKDWKTSMKTIGTDAIQGLIDGMKSMTGSLQTQAKEIANVVSKTIKDALKIKSPSRVMMEVGNFISEGLAIGMNSQSNLVEKASNNLANKVLAIPNTLSFSLSTKRGSLGLLMGRNSQTNSTVHNEINLSPTFQFSVNGTLDKSQAEKIADITIERMIHKLKPYGFV; encoded by the coding sequence ATGGCAACAGTCGATCTAGGAACCTATAAAGCTGAAATTCTGCTTGATGATTCGAAATTTACATCGAAAATGAGTGCTGCGGAAAGAGATATACGAAATTTTGAGTCAGGAGCAGGAAGATGGGGAAGCCGATTGGGCGCACTTGCAACTGGTGCAATTGCAGGACTTGGTGCGTCTATTGCGGCAGTTGGAACGATGGCAGTCAAAACGGGCGTTGACTTCAATGCAATGAAGGAACAATCCGAAATAGCATGGACAACCCTTTTAGGTAGTGCAGATGAAGCAAAGAAAACGATAAACGATCTCGTCCAATTGGGAGCAAAAACACCGTTTGAGTTTGAGGGACTTGACAAGTCAGCAAAACTTCTCAATATGGCTGGATTTGAAGGAGAAAAGTTAAAGGAAACATTAATTGCTGTTGGTGATGCGGTATCAGCAGTCGGTGGAGGACAGGAAGAATTAGAAGGAGTTTCAATGGCACTTTTTCAGATGTCGGCTAAAGGGAAAGCGTCAGCAGAGGAAATGAATCAATTGGCGGAGCGCGGGATTCCCGCATGGCAGATTCTCTCTGAAACGATGCATAAACCAATCCCTGAATTAATGAAAATGTCAGAGCAAGGTAAATTGATGGCAAAAGATGTAATCCCAGCACTTGTTGAAGGCATGGGTGAACGTTTTGGCGGAGCAATGCAGAAACAATCGCAAACGTTCAACGGTTTGATGAGTACATTGAAAGACAACCTCAAATCCTTCACCGCAATGATAACAAGCGATTTATTTGAAAAAATAAAATCCTTCCTCCCTCCAATCATTGACTTCGTGAATCGCATTTCAGACGCATTTAAGAACGCAGGTTGGAAAGGTGTAATTCAAGAAATTCTTCCGCCACAAGTCACCTCATCTATCACCCAAAACATCGGAATTCTAAAACAAATCATTTCCGATTTTATTACATTCGGAAAAAACATTTGGAAGCAATACGGTGATGAAATTTCTGCAACAGCAAAAGTAGCGTGGGAAGCAGCATCTCAAACAATTAAAGGACTGCTTGAAATTTTGCGTGGCGTTATCAAAACCGTTCTTTCCCTCATTTCCGGTGACTGGAAAGGTGCATGGGAAGGGATAAAAAGTATTGCAAAAGGTGTTTGGGATACAATAGGTGGATTCATTAAAAACGCCACAAACGGAATTCAAAATATCATCAAAGCATCGCTTGAGATTGTAAAGAACATCTTTTCAACCGTTTGGAATGGGATTAAAACGTTAGTTAGTACAATATGGAACAGTATAAAAAGTACAATTTCTACAACTCTTAATGGCATAAGCTCAAATATCCAAAGCATTTGGAACAATATTAAAAATGCTATTTCCAACACTCTTAATTCGATAAAAACTACAGTGAGCAATATTTGGAATGGAATTAAATCATCAATTTCTTCTACAATACATAGTATTTCCAGCATTGTTTCCTCAGTCTTTAACTCAGTAAAATCAAATGTATCAAGTATTTTCAATAGCATCAAATCAACTGCTTTATCCGTTTGGAATGGAATCAAATCGTCTATTTCAACAGCGGTAAACACAGCAAAATCAGCGGTAAGTAGCGCATTTTCCTCTATGAAAAGCGCTGTTTCTTCCATCATGAGCGGTATCAAATCGATAATAACAAGCATGTGGAATAGCGCTGTGAGTTTCTTAAAAGGGATTAATTTGTTTTCTATCGGGAAAGACATCATACAAGGTCTTATTAACGGAATCAGTTCAATGGTTGGATCAATTAAGAAAAGGGTCGAAGAAATTGCAAGAAATATTCCAGCATGGGCGAAGAAAATTCTCGGCATTCGCTCTCCATCAAGAGTAATGATGGAAGTCGGACAATGGACAACCATCGGTTTTGCAAAAGGTATTGAATCGAAAAAGAAAGACGTTGAAAAATCGTCGAAAAAGACAGCAGAAGCAGCAAAAAAGGCTTTCGAAGAACAGTTTAAATCGGCTCAGTACAACTTTAAAATCGGAAAAATTGATGAAAGTCAGTATATCTCCAAATTGCGAACGATTCTAAAAGAGTACGCCAAGACATCTGATCAGATTCGTAAGGTCAATTTAGAAATTAAGAAAATTCAAGATGAACAGGCAAAGAAAACAGCGGAAATAGTCAAGAAAACCTTTGAACAAGGAAAACAAGCCATTGAATATCAAAAGCAAATCCGAAATGTTTCTCTTGAGCAAGAATTGCAGTGGTGGAACAATCTCGCCAAACTGTTCAAAAAAGGTACCAAAGAGCGCATGGAAGCCGAAAAAGAATATGCTCGTGTGAAAGACGAAATCACAAAGCGCAATTTCGAGAACGAGAAACGCTGGTTCGAAGAAAAGAAATACTACAATCAGCTTTCGTTAATGCAAGAACTAGAGTCGCTTAATACGGTTGCAAAACGATACAAACAAGGAACAGAAGAACGAATTTATTGGGAGAAAGAAATATATAGAGTCAAGAAAGAAATCAGTGACCGAATTGCACAGATCAATGATGAATATGTTTCTAAAATCGAAGAAGCAAACAAGCGACTAGCCGACAGCGAAAAACAATTAACGGAAGAATACCAACGTGCTGTTGACGAACGGGCTAAGTCGCTTTATTCGTTTGCTGGTTTGTTCGATGAGATCAAAATCGACTCGAACGTGACCGGCGAGCAATTGCTTAAAAATCTTGAAGATCAAGTGAAAGCTTTTGAAGAATGGCAAAGAAACATCCAAATATTAGTCAGCCGTGGGCTTGATAAAGGATTAATCGAAGAACTACAAGATTTGGGACCTAAAGCATATGCTGAAATTCAAGCATTAACTACATTATCCGATTCACAATTGCAAGAATACGCAAAACTTTGGAAAGAAAAACACGAATTAGCTAAAGATGAAGCAACAAAAGAATCAGAAGGACTAAAAACCGAAACACAAAACAAAATTCAGGAATTGCGAAAAGAAACAGCAAAAGAACTAGAGCAATATAAGGCTGAATGGATCAAGAAAATCCAAGAAATCAAAACCGGCACACAAACGGGTCTCAAAGACTGGAAAACGTCAATGAAAACAATTGGTACGGATGCCATTCAAGGTTTGATTGACGGCATGAAGTCTATGACGGGATCACTTCAAACACAAGCAAAAGAAATCGCCAATGTTGTTTCAAAAACGATAAAAGACGCACTCAAAATCAAGTCTCCTTCCCGTGTCATGATGGAAGTGGGTAATTTTATTAGCGAAGGTTTGGCAATCGGAATGAACTCACAATCTAATTTAGTTGAAAAGGCATCAAATAACTTAGCTAATAAAGTTCTTGCTATTCCTAATACATTAAGTTTTTCACTTTCAACCAAAAGGGGCTCTTTAGGGTTATTGATGGGTAGAAATTCTCAAACAAATTCTACGGTACATAATGAAATTAATCTATCCCCAACATTCCAATTTTCCGTAAACGGTACTCTTGATAAATCACAAGCTGAAAAAATTGCAGATATAACCATTGAAAGAATGATACATAAATTAAAACCTTATGGCTTCGTATAA
- a CDS encoding YycC family protein, producing MQPLKISLETAQKLAKALGVPIEQIMHMPPHILVNKLLELEKKEKENDPS from the coding sequence ATGCAGCCGTTGAAAATTTCGCTGGAAACAGCGCAAAAGCTGGCCAAAGCGCTCGGCGTGCCGATCGAGCAGATCATGCATATGCCGCCGCACATTTTGGTGAACAAGCTGCTGGAATTGGAGAAAAAAGAAAAAGAAAACGACCCATCTTAA
- a CDS encoding DUF4355 domain-containing protein codes for MNLEDVKKFFEENKDNEEVKAYLQGLRSVSVEEVQKMLVENEELKKFFDSEKDKHFSKGLETWKRNNLQKLIDEEIKKRFPEADPKDVKLKELEAKIQQMEQEKLRESLKNKALTIATEKKLPVQLIDFLIGQDEESTLQNLATFEEVWTQNLQALVEEKLKTSGVNPKDSSAKTQTFTREQIEAMTHEEILKNWDVIKDALKNI; via the coding sequence ATGAATTTAGAAGATGTTAAAAAGTTTTTTGAAGAAAACAAAGATAATGAAGAAGTTAAAGCATATCTTCAGGGCTTACGTTCAGTAAGTGTTGAAGAGGTGCAAAAAATGCTTGTTGAAAATGAGGAGTTGAAGAAATTCTTCGATTCCGAAAAGGATAAGCATTTTTCGAAAGGGTTAGAAACGTGGAAACGCAATAATCTTCAAAAACTAATTGATGAAGAGATCAAAAAACGTTTCCCTGAAGCAGATCCAAAAGATGTGAAATTGAAAGAATTGGAAGCAAAAATTCAACAAATGGAACAAGAAAAGTTACGTGAATCGCTTAAAAATAAAGCACTTACGATTGCAACAGAGAAAAAGCTTCCAGTTCAACTTATTGATTTTCTAATTGGTCAAGATGAGGAGTCTACACTTCAAAACCTTGCTACATTTGAGGAAGTGTGGACACAAAATCTTCAAGCACTTGTTGAAGAAAAATTAAAAACAAGTGGCGTAAATCCGAAAGATTCAAGTGCAAAAACTCAAACGTTTACCCGTGAGCAAATCGAAGCGATGACACATGAAGAAATATTGAAAAACTGGGATGTCATCAAAGATGCTCTTAAAAATATCTAG